A window of Pararhodobacter sp. genomic DNA:
AAGCTTGGCGACACCTTCTTCCACTTCTTCCAGAAAAACCGTAACGACCTCATCGAACCCGTCGGCCATATCGTCTTTCAGCTCTTCCACATGCGACCAGTCGATCATCCTTGCCTCCGATGGCTTGTCTCTCCATGATCCTACGCAACCCTTAAGCGAATGTTATCTTGAAAAACTGAATGAAAACAATTCGCGATTTTATGTTTTCTTAAGGCGCAGCAGCGAAACACTGGAAAGGTGTTCAATTAAAGGTGCTGCGTGCCGTTTCCCGTGTCCCCCTCTGTTCCTGAATTGCCAATGATTGATCCGACCACGATTGATCAGGCGATTCGTCACGTTTTGGTTGTCGATGATTCCCGCGCGCAGCGTATGCTTGTCACTGCAGGGCTGCGAAGCTGGGGATTCACCGTGCATCAGGCAGCGTCCGGCGCCGAGGCGCTGGACCTGTGCAGCAAGATCGAGATCGATTTGATCCTGTCGGACTGGATGATGCCCGGCATGACCGGGATTGAGTTTTGTCGGCTTTTGCGACAGCAGCACACGGATCGCTACGTCTATTTCATTTTGCTGACCTCCAAATCAGACAAAGCCGCCGTTGCCGAAGGGTTGGAGGTTGGGGCCGATGATTTCCTGGCCAAACCGGTCGATAGCGGCGAATTGCGCGCCCGGATCAAGGCCGGTGAACGGGTCCTGGCAATGGAGCGGATGCTGCGCGGCAACAACGCGTTGCTCACCGAAACCTTCGTCAAACTCCGTCAGCTTTATGACTCGCTCGACCGCGATCTGGTGGATGCCCGAAAACTTCAACAATCGCTGATCCGTGAGCGGCATCACCGGTATCCGGAAGGGGCGATCAGCTTGATCCTGCATCCATCGGGTCATGTTGGTGGCGATATGGTCGGTTTCTTCGAGATCACGCCGGATCTGACCGGGTTTTATGCCTTCGACGTCAGTGGCCATGGGGTAACCTCGGCGCTGATGACGGCGCGTCTGTCCGGGCTTTTGTCGGGGTCATCGTCTGATCAGAATATCGCGATTGCGCGTGGGCCTGATGGGCAAACGGGCCGCCCCCCGGCAGAGGTCGCCGCAACCATGAACCGGGTGATGTTGTCCGAAATCCAGACGGATCGCTATGTCACACTCGCCTATGCCGAATTGAACCGCGCAACAGGACATGTCCGCATGGTTCAGGCCGGGCATCCGCACCCGGTCGTTCAATACGCCGATGGCAGCAGCAAATTGCTGGGCGAAGGGGGGCTTCCCGTCGGGCTGTTCGATGGCGCCGAGTACACGGAATTTCAAACCTGTCTGAAACCGGGCGAGCGCCTGTTGCTGGTGTCTGACGGCGTCACCGAATGTCCGGACCCTGCGGGCGAAGAACTGGGGCATGAAGGGCTGGAGCGCATGCTGCAACACCTGTCACCGTTGCGCGGAAATTCGCTCCTGG
This region includes:
- a CDS encoding fused response regulator/phosphatase, which encodes MIDPTTIDQAIRHVLVVDDSRAQRMLVTAGLRSWGFTVHQAASGAEALDLCSKIEIDLILSDWMMPGMTGIEFCRLLRQQHTDRYVYFILLTSKSDKAAVAEGLEVGADDFLAKPVDSGELRARIKAGERVLAMERMLRGNNALLTETFVKLRQLYDSLDRDLVDARKLQQSLIRERHHRYPEGAISLILHPSGHVGGDMVGFFEITPDLTGFYAFDVSGHGVTSALMTARLSGLLSGSSSDQNIAIARGPDGQTGRPPAEVAATMNRVMLSEIQTDRYVTLAYAELNRATGHVRMVQAGHPHPVVQYADGSSKLLGEGGLPVGLFDGAEYTEFQTCLKPGERLLLVSDGVTECPDPAGEELGHEGLERMLQHLSPLRGNSLLDALMWELARWHASEEFPDDISCALFEYDGPRAS